A window of the Penaeus monodon isolate SGIC_2016 chromosome 11, NSTDA_Pmon_1, whole genome shotgun sequence genome harbors these coding sequences:
- the LOC119579046 gene encoding uncharacterized protein LOC119579046 translates to MPQQHTTADQVNFLTQWFTSWSEMQREDFMPILIQAYQPKDHINGLLGGMDALTVHGRRPSLFDCQVKLFHDWFGNWAESEKSRLLEQLRVADPDFMAQYDKQINSSSPAAQEEPPAPVESLEEGHNPPSSVSSPPSTLPRSHSPHDSGLDEPPSDSDHTEPHSLDSSHEPEDQRMANSQVALESVTAPTPPMKPCISPAENTACQKPEALANGCSDVINSAPSEQVLTTASIEEGQVEQ, encoded by the exons ATGCCGCAGCAGCACACAACAGCGGACCAGGTGAACTTCCTGACGCAGTGGTTCACCAGCTGGTCAGAGATGCAGAGGGAGGATTTCATGCCCATCCTCATTCAGGCTTATCAACCCAAGGACCACATCAATGGCCTTCTGGGTGGCATGGATGCCTTGACGGTCCATGGAAGAAGGCCCTCTCTTTTTGACTGTCAG GTCAAACTGTTCCATGACTGGTTTGGAAACTGGGCAGAGAGTGAGAAAAGCCGCCTGCTTGAGCAGCTTCGTGTGGCAGACCCAGATTTCATGGCCCAGTATGACAAGCAGATCAACAGCAGCTCACCTGCAGCACAGGAGGAACCCCCAGCCCCAGTGGAGAGTCTGGAGGAAGGCCATAACCCACCCAGCTCTGTCAGCTCCCCACCTAGCACGCTCCCTCGCTCCCACAGCCCCCATGACTCCGGCTTGGATGAGCCACCCAGTGACAGCGACCACACAGAACCCCACAGCCTGGACTCCAGCCATGAGCCAGAAGACCAGAGGATGGCCAATTCACAGGTAGCACTGGAGAGTGTCACAGCTCCCACGCCTCCCATGAAGCCTTGCATTAGCCCGGCAGAAAACACAGCGTGTCAAAAGCCAGAGGCTCTGGCCAATGGCTGTAGTGATGTTATCAACTCTGCCCCATCAGAGCAAGTCCTAACCACAGCTTCCATTGAGGAAGGACAGGTGGAGCAGTAG